A DNA window from Argopecten irradians isolate NY chromosome 10, Ai_NY, whole genome shotgun sequence contains the following coding sequences:
- the LOC138333190 gene encoding uncharacterized protein, whose translation MMFGHAQTQENIHVQSRDKQVKDMVKKMVLNLEHLQGNLQQVVTDLKTLVEQIDSVTAKIDKTYGTKWRREGKSPVSKTARSPSNILKRTDEVKRDLLRVEETRAYDASPDLDLSYLQITPGEHRSRWGRSLVFSDPLNISSNAERTPKRSLSLGTDMGDYAGAPLLDLLHHEASCSTSHPAPKRSISVNTDMTDNSGVSVQTCIPVPVAKCFAQIKHDVVEEETIQHKPEIDISPDSKSSGESVECLSKIPVDITPDVGDTGFLGFGAEASGDSASGGGIPYDLLNSKIVNVDSSSEHGSYSTEEYDGLYERLMENELENMSASSDCTDLTESSEYNMDLGSLDKSDTTSFSDDIEVRYDRDINTWTSYTLAHMNSSARSSDSCLSETPSDILNDNTQATVMYGNMIFSDQLVVLNSRKHRRKRLPRDHIVNNPLDIP comes from the coding sequence ATGATGTTTGGACATGCACAGACTCAGGAAAATATTCACGTACAATCACGTGACAAGCAGGTCAAAGACATGGTAAAAAAGATGGTACTAAATTTAGAACATCTCCAAGGAAACCTACAACAAGTAGTCACCGATCTCAAAACATTGGTAGAGCAAATTGACTCTGTTACCGCAAAAATTGACAAAACTTATGGAACAAAATGGCGACGAGAGGGAAAATCACCTGTATCTAAAACTGCTAGATCACCATCAAATATTCTTAAACGAACAGACGAAGTTAAACGTGACCTTCTCCGCGTAGAGGAAACGAGAGCGTATGACGCATctcctgaccttgacctttcatatttacaaatcaCCCCTGGCGAACATCGGTCAAGGTGGGGGAGGTCATTGGTGTTTTCTGACCCTTTGAATATTTCTAGTAATGCTGAACGGACACCGAAACGATCATTATCTCTAGGTACCGATATGGGTGACTACGCAGGCGCTCCGTTACTCGATCTGCTTCATCATGAAGCGTCTTGTAGCACTTCTCATCCGGCGCCAAAGCGTTCTATATCTGTTAACACGGACATGACTGACAATAGTGGTGTGTCTGTCCAGACGTGTATACCTGTACCTGTCGCTAAGTGTTTCGCACAAATCAAACATGACGTTGTTGAGGAGGAAACAATTCAACACAAACCGGAGATAGACATATCGCCGGATTCTAAATCGTCTGGAGAAAGTGTCGAGTGTTTAAGTAAGATTCCAGTGGACATAACGCCGGACGTCGGGGATACTGGATTTTTAGGTTTCGGTGCGGAGGCCAGTGGTGACAGTGCTTCTGGCGGAGGGATACCTTACGATTTGTTGAACTCAAAGATCGTCAATGTTGATAGTTCGAGCGAGCACGGGTCATACAGCACAGAGGAATATGACGGACTATACGAACGTCTAATGGAGAACGAGCTGGAGAATATGTCAGCGTCTTCTGACTGTACAGACCTAACGGAATCGTCCGAGTACAACATGGACCTGGGAAGTCTCGACAAGAGTGATACCACTAGTTTCTCGGACGATATCGAAGTTAGATATGATCGCGATATCAACACATGGACGTCATATACTTTGGCGCATATGAATAGCTCGGCGAGGAGTTCCGATAGTTGTCTTTCGGAAACCCCTTCCGATATACTAAATGATAATACTCAGGCAACTGTTATGTATGGAAATATGATTTTTTCGGACCAGCTCGTGGTTCTAAACTCCAGGAAACATCGACGTAAACGACTCCCTAGGGATCACATAGTGAACAACCCCCTCGATATACCATAA